In Rhipicephalus microplus isolate Deutch F79 chromosome 7, USDA_Rmic, whole genome shotgun sequence, one genomic interval encodes:
- the LOC119179348 gene encoding uncharacterized protein LOC119179348, with protein MKGRWTVLKAGEPADFLSKCAHDPEAESFGSYAEVCENPEFSSDIKYMTGVRGSAFHRQSDGKMFSYDNSSTLVEKLCRVRVSQLSFAFGIVAFDVDYDDFGNVCSKLNRYGAFTRLFYLQDLLVYFENIFDVSGELEDCLKLAG; from the exons ATGAAAGGCCGATGGACTGTGCTCAAAGCAGGAGAACCAGCCGACTTCCTGTCCAAATGTGCGCATGACCCGGAGGCCGAATCCTTCGGATCCTACGCAGAA GTATGCGAAAACCCAGAGTTCAGCAGTGACATCAAATATATGACGGGAGTCCGTGGCTCAGCGTTTCACCGCCAATCGGACGGAAAGATGTTTTCTTACGACAACTCTTCTACGTTGGTCGAAAAG CTGTGCAGGGTCCGAGTGTCACAGTTGAGCTTCGCCTTCGGCATCGTGGCGTTCGACGTAGACTACGATGACTTCGGTAACGTGTGCAGCAAGTTGAACCGTTACGGCGCTTTCACGAGGCTGTTCTACTTGCAAGATTTGCTGGTGTACTTCGAGAACATATTCGACGTCTCGGGAGAACTGGAGGACTGCCTGAAATTGGCCGGATAA